A window of the Burkholderia sp. 9120 genome harbors these coding sequences:
- a CDS encoding Crp/Fnr family transcriptional regulator — protein MLTLQSDLHGNHLLGALPSHEWQALAPHLELVHLRTEQLLCDSGQRIHHVYFPTTAIISMLSTMEDGSSVEIAAVGREGMTGVPVLTGGETMPNRVQVQCAGFAYRMSAQALKQQFARSDFLRRLMLLYMHALLTQVAQTAACNRHHALNKQLCRWLLIEVDRVASNDLTVTQQLIADMLGVRREGITEAAGKLHDEGLIHHSRGHIKVLDRKGLEARACECYGLVKREFDRLLPRLRQAETVE, from the coding sequence ATGTTGACACTTCAATCAGATCTGCACGGCAACCATTTGCTCGGCGCATTGCCTTCCCACGAATGGCAGGCGCTAGCTCCGCATCTCGAACTGGTTCACCTGCGCACTGAGCAGTTGCTGTGCGACTCCGGTCAACGCATCCATCACGTCTACTTCCCCACCACCGCGATCATCTCGATGCTCTCGACGATGGAAGACGGCAGCTCCGTCGAAATCGCGGCAGTGGGCCGCGAAGGCATGACCGGCGTGCCGGTGCTCACGGGCGGCGAAACCATGCCGAACCGCGTGCAGGTGCAATGCGCCGGCTTCGCGTACCGCATGAGCGCACAGGCGCTCAAGCAACAGTTCGCCCGTTCGGACTTCCTGCGCCGGCTGATGCTGCTGTACATGCACGCCCTGCTGACCCAGGTCGCGCAAACCGCCGCCTGCAATCGTCACCACGCATTGAACAAGCAACTGTGCCGCTGGTTGCTGATCGAAGTGGACCGCGTGGCGTCGAACGATCTGACCGTGACCCAGCAACTGATCGCCGACATGCTCGGCGTGCGCCGCGAAGGCATTACCGAAGCGGCCGGCAAGTTGCACGACGAAGGCCTGATTCACCACAGCCGCGGGCACATCAAGGTGCTCGACCGCAAAGGCCTCGAAGCCCGTGCCTGCGAATGCTACGGCCTCGTCAAGCGCGAATTCGACCGCCTGCTGCCGCGTCTGCGTCAGGCCGAAACGGTCGAATAA
- a CDS encoding DUF1839 family protein, whose protein sequence is MNPSLTPAPTGPQAAFPLGRHVDLPAQDGASSAVPATPTAPAALVTPAAHLRQHAPHALHQGERVWQETNCYVDLWIELLHGFGLDPRAALAFTVTQDFEGDQFTFFKFPLEDLERLYGTQVQELAIYDSLETRVLAQTQRGHTVLVEVDGFYLPNTRATSYRREHPKTTVGIDFIDPAARRLGYFHNTGYHQLDGDDYDGVFRKLPQFAQQPDLLFPYVEFAKQARPALEGTALAETSAELLCAHLSRRPLTNPVSQWRAAFPAHLDMLLERGEAFFHPYSFNLMRQLGANFEFLSKYLLWLGAQGFEMPATIPAAAQSIAAESMVMQFRLVRAIARKRRDLCDDCFDVLESAYEKTLPPLAALVA, encoded by the coding sequence ATGAACCCGTCGCTGACACCTGCGCCGACGGGGCCGCAAGCCGCTTTCCCGTTGGGGCGCCACGTCGATTTGCCCGCTCAGGACGGCGCCTCCTCGGCCGTGCCCGCAACGCCCACGGCGCCCGCCGCACTCGTCACGCCCGCCGCGCATTTGCGGCAGCACGCGCCGCATGCGCTGCATCAGGGCGAGCGCGTGTGGCAGGAGACCAATTGCTACGTCGATCTGTGGATCGAGCTGCTGCACGGCTTCGGACTCGATCCACGCGCGGCATTGGCGTTCACCGTCACGCAGGACTTCGAAGGCGATCAGTTCACGTTCTTCAAATTCCCGCTCGAAGACCTCGAGCGGCTGTACGGCACCCAGGTGCAGGAACTGGCCATTTACGATTCGCTCGAAACCCGCGTGCTCGCGCAAACCCAGCGCGGCCATACCGTGCTGGTGGAAGTGGACGGCTTCTATCTGCCGAACACGCGCGCCACGTCGTACCGGCGCGAGCATCCGAAGACGACGGTGGGCATCGACTTCATCGATCCCGCCGCGCGCCGCCTCGGCTACTTTCACAATACCGGCTATCACCAGCTCGACGGCGACGACTACGACGGCGTGTTCCGCAAGCTGCCGCAATTCGCGCAGCAACCCGACCTGCTGTTTCCGTATGTGGAATTCGCCAAGCAGGCGCGGCCCGCGCTCGAAGGTACCGCGCTCGCGGAAACCTCAGCGGAATTGTTGTGCGCGCATCTGAGCCGTCGGCCGTTGACGAACCCCGTGTCGCAATGGCGGGCGGCATTCCCCGCGCATCTCGACATGCTGCTCGAACGCGGCGAGGCGTTCTTCCATCCGTACTCGTTCAACCTGATGCGTCAGCTCGGCGCGAACTTCGAGTTTCTGTCGAAGTATCTGCTGTGGCTTGGCGCGCAAGGCTTCGAGATGCCGGCCACGATCCCAGCCGCCGCGCAAAGCATCGCAGCGGAGTCGATGGTGATGCAGTTCCGGCTCGTGCGGGCGATTGCACGCAAGCGCCGCGACCTGTGCGACGACTGTTTCGACGTGCTCGAAAGCGCTTATGAGAAGACGCTGCCGCCGCTCGCCGCGCTGGTGGCATGA
- a CDS encoding acyl carrier protein, whose translation MKTALRRILSESARLDVPPDSLADDADLYAAGLSSLATVHLMLAIEDQFDIEIPDRLLTRRLFSSIDSMAAAITELQQAKAAA comes from the coding sequence ATGAAAACCGCATTGCGACGCATCCTTTCCGAATCGGCCCGCCTCGATGTCCCGCCGGACAGCCTGGCCGACGACGCCGATCTGTACGCCGCAGGCCTCTCCTCGCTCGCGACCGTGCACCTGATGCTGGCAATCGAAGATCAGTTCGATATCGAGATTCCGGACCGGCTGCTGACGCGCCGGCTGTTCTCCAGCATCGATTCGATGGCCGCCGCGATCACCGAACTGCAACAGGCGAAGGCGGCAGCATGA
- a CDS encoding amino acid--[acyl-carrier-protein] ligase — MNNMTDTAALAGATDAASDAASVSAAASAEQPAAPNFRDELIAAGLLIDTGENGLYGRSQIFEDVLDRLNVAITHLGADQQPEVLRFPPAMRRTDFEDSEYLKSFPNLAGTIHSFCGNDMGHQRLLRALDDAMTERDDDRADAWMEQQKPTRVVLTPAACYPIYPVMARRGPLPADGRTIDVLSYCFRHEPSLDPGRMQMFRQREYVRLGSPEQVMAFRQMWIERGSLLVTLLQLPVEVDLANDPFFGRGGKIVADSQRAQALKFELLIPIADPRGKTACLSFNYHMDHFGAIWKIACDDGEVAHTGCVGFGMERITLALFRHHGLDVNAWPDDVRALLWGDTEARVAHGMQTLPATAPGAGERA; from the coding sequence ATGAACAACATGACCGACACCGCCGCACTGGCCGGCGCGACTGACGCTGCTTCTGACGCTGCTTCCGTTTCAGCCGCTGCTTCCGCAGAGCAACCCGCCGCGCCGAACTTCCGCGACGAACTGATCGCGGCGGGCCTGCTGATCGACACCGGTGAAAACGGCCTGTACGGCCGCAGCCAGATTTTCGAAGACGTGCTGGACCGCCTGAACGTGGCGATCACGCATCTCGGCGCGGACCAGCAGCCGGAAGTGCTGCGCTTTCCGCCGGCCATGCGCCGCACCGACTTCGAAGATAGCGAATATCTGAAGAGCTTCCCGAATCTGGCCGGCACGATCCACTCGTTCTGCGGCAACGACATGGGCCACCAGCGTCTGCTGCGCGCGCTCGACGACGCGATGACCGAGCGCGACGACGACCGCGCGGATGCGTGGATGGAACAGCAGAAGCCCACTCGCGTGGTGCTGACGCCGGCCGCCTGCTATCCGATCTATCCGGTAATGGCGCGGCGCGGTCCGCTGCCGGCGGACGGCCGCACGATCGACGTGCTGTCGTATTGCTTCCGCCACGAACCGTCGCTCGATCCCGGCCGCATGCAGATGTTCCGGCAGCGCGAATACGTGCGGCTGGGCAGTCCTGAGCAGGTGATGGCGTTCCGTCAGATGTGGATCGAACGCGGCTCGCTGCTCGTCACGCTGCTGCAACTGCCGGTCGAAGTGGATCTCGCCAACGACCCGTTCTTCGGCCGCGGCGGCAAGATCGTCGCCGACAGCCAGCGCGCTCAGGCGCTCAAGTTCGAGCTGCTGATTCCGATCGCCGATCCGCGCGGCAAGACCGCCTGCCTGTCGTTCAACTATCACATGGACCACTTCGGCGCGATCTGGAAAATTGCCTGCGACGACGGCGAGGTCGCGCATACCGGCTGTGTCGGCTTCGGCATGGAACGCATCACGCTCGCGCTGTTCCGGCATCATGGGCTCGACGTGAATGCGTGGCCCGACGACGTACGCGCGCTGCTGTGGGGCGATACCGAGGCACGCGTGGCGCACGGCATGCAGACGCTGCCCGCCACTGCGCCCGGCGCCGGAGAGCGCGCATGA
- a CDS encoding acyl-CoA dehydrogenase family protein — MLTAVETEPGWRAAAQRCAAIAAQFADAVDRDARFPSEAFDALKRERLLSVMVAVAFGGAGLSLAEVGAICEILAQGCASTAMVFAMHQIQVACIAAHGSGSAWHRQLLAQLVERQWLLASATSEETIGGNMRTSACSVELDGARFRIEKLAPTISYGAHADGILVTARRTAESAAADQVLIVALREETQLEKRGGWDAMGMRGTCSEGFRLVAGGLAEQILPAPFAEIADQTMLPVSHTLWASVWTGVAGDAVNRAKAFFRAQARSTPGAVPPAGLRLAEAVGLLQMMQARLAVALDAARAAHDARHGRSQADAPLAAQLGFASDMNTLKTSISNMALQVVHEVLMICGMAGYKNGTPYSVGRHLRDLHSAPLMINNDRIAQNTASLLLAQRPAAPGRA, encoded by the coding sequence ATGCTCACGGCGGTCGAAACCGAGCCCGGCTGGCGCGCCGCCGCCCAGCGCTGCGCCGCGATCGCCGCGCAGTTCGCCGACGCGGTGGACCGCGACGCGCGTTTCCCGAGCGAGGCCTTCGACGCGCTCAAACGCGAGCGCCTGCTCTCGGTGATGGTGGCGGTCGCCTTCGGCGGCGCCGGGCTCTCGCTCGCGGAAGTCGGCGCGATCTGCGAGATCCTCGCGCAAGGCTGCGCGTCCACCGCGATGGTGTTCGCGATGCATCAGATCCAGGTGGCGTGTATCGCAGCGCATGGCAGCGGCTCGGCCTGGCATCGACAGTTGCTCGCGCAACTGGTCGAGCGGCAATGGCTGCTGGCTTCGGCGACGTCCGAGGAAACCATCGGCGGCAACATGCGCACCAGCGCCTGTTCGGTCGAACTCGACGGCGCGCGCTTTCGGATTGAAAAGCTCGCCCCGACGATTTCGTACGGCGCGCACGCGGACGGCATTCTGGTGACCGCGCGCCGCACCGCCGAATCGGCCGCGGCCGATCAGGTGCTGATCGTCGCGTTACGCGAAGAAACGCAGCTCGAAAAACGCGGCGGCTGGGACGCGATGGGCATGCGCGGCACCTGCAGCGAAGGCTTCCGGCTGGTCGCGGGTGGTCTCGCCGAACAGATTCTGCCGGCCCCGTTCGCCGAGATCGCCGACCAGACCATGCTGCCGGTCTCGCATACGTTGTGGGCGTCCGTCTGGACCGGCGTGGCCGGCGACGCGGTGAATCGCGCGAAAGCCTTCTTCCGCGCCCAGGCCCGCTCGACACCCGGCGCGGTGCCGCCGGCCGGCTTGCGCCTTGCCGAAGCGGTCGGCCTGCTGCAGATGATGCAGGCGCGCCTCGCGGTCGCGCTGGACGCCGCCCGCGCCGCGCACGACGCGCGTCATGGCCGCTCGCAGGCCGATGCGCCGCTCGCGGCCCAGCTCGGCTTCGCCTCCGACATGAACACGCTGAAGACCAGCATCTCCAACATGGCGCTGCAGGTCGTGCATGAAGTGCTGATGATCTGCGGCATGGCGGGTTACAAGAACGGCACACCGTATAGCGTCGGCCGCCATTTGCGCGACCTGCACTCCGCGCCGCTGATGATCAACAACGACCGCATCGCACAGAACACGGCGAGTCTGTTGCTCGCGCAACGGCCTGCCGCTCCGGGGAGAGCCTGA
- a CDS encoding membrane protein → MGRMLVTPSRAAQLAVPKPLKPPGPPYGEAPAAPPAATSGTPTKGLRHPLRLPLALFAVTLLLVLLHQGRLVEFFFPLGAFGVALVLYWRSPAHYLGFVCWLFFLTPEVRRLADFVNGAFNDQSPIMVAPLLAVALTGLTLLKHVTLLGQRRAAPLVLIVIALFYAYVIGMAQVGPAPATYTLINWLYPVMVAFYLTVTWRHYPDYHRVLLKTFVFGGLLMSLYGLLEFVSPMPWDAFWLIASKMQSEGQPVPFGMRVSSTMNSCGPFAVTLMALLLMSFAARGKARIVLGCVGIPALLLTSARSTWGGFAIALVYSFAMLDGKSRLRLLAGVLGLAVMATPLMMIDQVAEPVMARFSTMQDLGQDNSYQARAEFYKSFFSSAFTDIAGQGFGSIGLGTKLSDNKSQAMVDFDSGLMEVPFVMGWPGTLLYTAGVLMLMWRAYRASRLHPNDLMAVSGVGVAVAIFSMMIFINTLTSVSGMFFFLGVTLPVISLRYARECQTPRPASGAAARRIEQYLKKVR, encoded by the coding sequence ATGGGGCGGATGCTGGTCACGCCTTCGCGTGCCGCTCAGCTCGCCGTCCCGAAGCCACTGAAGCCGCCCGGGCCGCCCTACGGCGAAGCGCCGGCGGCGCCGCCAGCGGCCACCTCAGGTACGCCAACGAAAGGCCTGCGTCATCCGCTGCGCCTGCCGTTGGCGTTATTCGCCGTGACCCTGCTGCTGGTGCTGCTGCATCAGGGCCGGCTGGTCGAGTTTTTCTTCCCGCTCGGCGCGTTCGGCGTCGCGCTGGTGTTGTACTGGCGCTCGCCCGCGCATTACCTCGGCTTCGTCTGCTGGCTGTTTTTCCTGACGCCGGAAGTGCGGCGTCTCGCCGACTTCGTCAACGGCGCGTTCAACGACCAGAGCCCGATCATGGTCGCGCCGTTGCTGGCCGTCGCGCTGACCGGGCTGACGCTGCTCAAGCACGTCACGCTGCTGGGCCAGCGCCGCGCGGCGCCGCTGGTGCTGATCGTGATCGCGCTGTTCTACGCGTATGTGATCGGGATGGCGCAGGTCGGTCCCGCGCCGGCCACCTACACGCTGATCAACTGGCTGTATCCGGTGATGGTGGCGTTCTACCTGACCGTGACATGGCGTCATTACCCCGACTATCACCGGGTGCTGCTCAAGACCTTCGTGTTCGGCGGACTGCTGATGAGCCTGTACGGCCTGCTCGAATTCGTCTCGCCAATGCCGTGGGACGCCTTCTGGCTGATCGCGTCGAAGATGCAATCCGAAGGCCAGCCGGTGCCGTTCGGCATGCGCGTGAGCAGCACGATGAATTCGTGCGGCCCGTTCGCGGTTACGTTGATGGCGTTACTGCTCATGTCGTTCGCGGCGCGCGGCAAGGCGCGCATCGTACTCGGCTGCGTGGGCATTCCCGCGTTGCTGCTGACCAGCGCGCGCAGCACGTGGGGCGGTTTCGCGATCGCGCTGGTGTACTCGTTCGCGATGCTCGACGGCAAAAGCCGCCTGCGTTTGCTGGCCGGCGTGCTGGGTCTGGCCGTGATGGCCACGCCGTTGATGATGATCGACCAGGTCGCGGAGCCGGTCATGGCGCGCTTCAGCACGATGCAGGACCTCGGCCAGGACAACAGCTATCAGGCGCGCGCGGAGTTCTACAAGAGCTTCTTTTCGTCGGCGTTCACGGATATCGCGGGGCAGGGCTTCGGCTCGATCGGGCTGGGCACCAAGCTCTCCGACAACAAATCGCAGGCCATGGTCGATTTCGACAGCGGCCTGATGGAAGTGCCCTTCGTGATGGGCTGGCCCGGCACGCTGCTGTATACGGCCGGCGTGCTGATGCTGATGTGGCGGGCATACCGTGCGAGCCGCCTGCATCCCAACGATCTGATGGCGGTGTCGGGCGTCGGCGTGGCTGTGGCGATTTTCTCGATGATGATTTTCATCAACACGCTGACCTCCGTGTCGGGAATGTTCTTCTTTCTCGGCGTGACCCTGCCGGTCATTTCGCTGCGCTACGCGCGCGAGTGTCAAACGCCGCGGCCCGCTTCCGGCGCGGCCGCTCGACGCATCGAACAGTACCTGAAGAAAGTCAGATGA
- a CDS encoding glycoside hydrolase family 2 protein, giving the protein MTIDPTPTEVEAHGLPADSLWPQRLDSGWQCVSTPPGACASPADLPAQGWLAAPVPGTIASARRAAGQFDVTHPAPLAFDDHWYRLTLNGIGRRRLRLHGLATLAEVWVDGVKRLDSDSMFVAHDLDIELNGDTTLALCFRSLTPALTAKRSRARWRPRLVTPPTLRNVRTTLLGHMPGWCPSVQAVGPWRPIELLSDARHAIDTLDLTSRVDHDDGVVSITLRFVHPQIGDDCHASLNCGDAVSSLQWTDAYTLSGSVRVLHAQRWWPHTHGEPTLYPLTLQLDDARVSAEPSSHSLGSIGFRSIEVERGADGMGFALRINDTPVFCRGACWTSADLVTLAGSEAQLRHAFALARDSGMNMLRVGGTMVYESDTFYALADEYGLLIWQDFALANFDYPNDAAFSASIEREATQFLTRTRRFAALAVLCGGSEVDQQAAMFGLPPSMRAQPLFTEQLPAIAARERPDVPYVGNSPSGGVWPFSTNEGITHYYGVGAYQRPLDDVRRAQVRFAAECLAFANVPDNATLHDALGTIHAHDPRWKAAVPRDPGAGWDFDDVRDHYLQSLYGVEPARLRYEDPERYLDLSRAVVADLMSDVFAEWRRAGSGCGGALVWQLQDLRPGAGWGVIDATGRPKSALHGLAQTLQPTQVVITDEGLNGLDIHLLNERAEPLHAQLELVCLRDGCVKVVSASRTVKLAPHSAQRLSAADCLGQFFDFTHAYRFGPRAHDVTIAILRDAADGRVVSEAFHLPERRVAERHDLGLSVTVERSPADDGWQLVIETKRFARFIHINDTHYRAARDWFHLPPNRPCVVPLIPHAELREMVASAPNPVFKADATCAAPAGEVRAVNAISATFYG; this is encoded by the coding sequence ATGACGATCGACCCGACGCCCACCGAAGTCGAAGCCCATGGCTTGCCGGCGGACTCGCTGTGGCCGCAACGCCTCGACAGCGGCTGGCAATGCGTCAGCACGCCGCCAGGCGCTTGCGCGTCGCCCGCCGACCTGCCTGCGCAAGGCTGGCTCGCCGCGCCGGTGCCCGGCACGATCGCGAGCGCGCGGCGTGCCGCCGGTCAGTTCGACGTCACGCATCCCGCCCCGCTCGCCTTCGACGATCACTGGTATCGGCTCACGCTCAACGGCATCGGCCGACGTCGCTTGCGGCTGCACGGTCTCGCCACGCTCGCCGAGGTGTGGGTGGACGGCGTGAAGCGTCTCGATTCCGATTCGATGTTCGTCGCGCACGATCTCGACATCGAACTGAACGGCGATACCACGCTCGCGCTGTGCTTCCGTTCGCTGACTCCCGCACTCACGGCCAAACGCTCGCGCGCGCGCTGGCGGCCCCGGCTCGTGACGCCGCCCACACTTCGCAATGTGCGCACCACCTTGCTCGGACATATGCCGGGCTGGTGTCCTTCGGTCCAGGCGGTTGGACCATGGCGGCCCATCGAATTGCTGAGCGACGCGCGTCACGCGATCGACACGCTCGATCTGACGAGTCGCGTCGATCACGACGACGGCGTTGTTTCGATAACGCTACGTTTTGTGCATCCGCAGATTGGTGACGACTGTCATGCATCGTTAAATTGCGGCGACGCCGTTTCGTCTTTGCAATGGACCGACGCTTACACATTGAGCGGCAGCGTCCGCGTACTTCACGCCCAACGCTGGTGGCCGCACACGCACGGCGAACCCACGTTGTATCCCCTGACATTGCAGCTCGATGACGCGCGTGTGTCAGCCGAGCCGTCGTCGCATTCGCTCGGTTCGATCGGTTTTCGCAGCATCGAAGTGGAGCGCGGCGCGGACGGCATGGGCTTCGCGTTGCGCATCAATGACACGCCGGTGTTCTGTCGCGGCGCCTGCTGGACCAGCGCGGATCTCGTCACGCTCGCCGGCAGCGAGGCGCAATTGCGCCACGCGTTCGCGCTGGCCCGCGACTCAGGCATGAACATGCTGCGCGTGGGCGGCACCATGGTGTACGAATCCGATACGTTCTACGCACTCGCCGACGAATACGGCCTGCTGATCTGGCAAGACTTCGCATTGGCGAATTTCGACTACCCGAACGACGCCGCATTCAGCGCGTCGATCGAACGCGAAGCCACTCAGTTTCTGACCCGCACGCGCCGCTTCGCGGCGCTCGCGGTGCTCTGCGGCGGCAGCGAAGTCGACCAGCAGGCGGCCATGTTCGGCCTGCCGCCTTCGATGCGCGCGCAACCTTTATTCACCGAACAGTTGCCCGCGATCGCCGCGCGCGAACGCCCGGATGTGCCGTACGTCGGCAATTCGCCGTCAGGCGGCGTATGGCCGTTTTCAACTAATGAGGGCATTACCCATTACTACGGTGTCGGCGCGTATCAACGGCCGCTCGACGACGTGCGGCGCGCGCAGGTGCGTTTTGCGGCGGAGTGCCTCGCGTTCGCCAACGTGCCCGACAACGCCACGCTGCACGACGCGCTCGGCACGATCCACGCGCACGATCCGCGCTGGAAAGCCGCGGTGCCGCGAGACCCCGGCGCGGGTTGGGATTTCGACGACGTGCGCGACCACTACCTGCAGTCGCTCTACGGCGTGGAGCCGGCGCGCTTGCGCTACGAAGACCCGGAGCGCTACCTGGATCTGTCGCGCGCAGTGGTCGCCGATCTGATGAGCGACGTGTTCGCCGAATGGCGCCGCGCGGGCTCCGGTTGCGGCGGCGCGCTGGTCTGGCAACTGCAGGACTTGCGCCCCGGCGCCGGCTGGGGCGTGATCGACGCCACAGGACGGCCTAAAAGCGCGCTGCACGGCCTCGCGCAGACGCTCCAACCCACACAGGTGGTCATCACCGACGAAGGCCTCAACGGCCTCGATATTCATCTGCTGAACGAGCGTGCTGAACCGTTGCACGCGCAACTGGAACTGGTCTGCCTGCGTGACGGCTGTGTGAAGGTGGTATCCGCGAGCCGCACGGTCAAACTCGCGCCGCACAGCGCGCAGCGCCTGAGCGCCGCCGACTGCCTCGGCCAGTTCTTCGATTTCACGCACGCGTACCGCTTCGGCCCGCGCGCGCACGACGTCACGATTGCGATACTGCGCGACGCGGCGGACGGCCGGGTTGTGTCTGAAGCGTTTCATCTGCCGGAGCGGCGCGTCGCCGAGCGCCATGATCTGGGCTTGAGCGTGACGGTCGAGCGCAGTCCGGCGGACGACGGCTGGCAGCTCGTCATTGAAACGAAGCGTTTCGCGCGCTTCATTCATATCAATGACACACACTACCGGGCCGCGCGCGACTGGTTTCATCTGCCGCCGAACCGCCCTTGCGTCGTGCCGCTCATCCCACATGCCGAACTTCGCGAAATGGTTGCGTCCGCACCCAACCCCGTGTTTAAAGCTGACGCAACATGCGCGGCGCCGGCCGGAGAAGTGCGCGCGGTCAATGCGATTTCCGCCACTTTCTACGGCTGA
- a CDS encoding glycosyltransferase family 4 protein encodes MRILIVTHVVRKNDGQGRVNYEIVQAALAAGHSVTLLAAEAAAELIEHPRVRFVRIAGSRLPTKLVQYQMFAWRCGAWIRAHRDEFDVVHVNGFIAWARADVNAAHFVHDGWYRCGFYPFRLLHNLYHAYQVIYTLLNIACEKWAFRHADVIVPVSQKVAGEVRALGIGAARVQVIHNGVDVGEFTPGAPERERFGLPSAPFMLLFAGDLRMSRKNLDTVLHALVQTRADVHLAVAGILHNSPYPALVASLGLTQRVHFTDMVMDMPALMRSVDAFVFPSRYEPMGLVLLEALAAGLPVITVRTAGGAEVISAGSGMVLADPNDATALAAAIERLASDPAYARSLGAAAREVAGTLSWHAMAERYLAVYEQVHARRTAHAMPSNCASAPVKL; translated from the coding sequence ATGAGGATTCTGATCGTCACCCATGTCGTGCGTAAAAACGATGGGCAAGGGCGAGTCAACTACGAGATCGTGCAGGCGGCGCTCGCGGCGGGTCATAGCGTGACGCTGCTCGCCGCCGAAGCGGCCGCCGAACTGATCGAGCATCCGCGCGTGCGTTTTGTGCGGATTGCCGGCAGCCGTCTGCCGACCAAGCTCGTGCAATACCAGATGTTCGCGTGGCGCTGCGGCGCGTGGATTCGCGCGCATCGCGACGAGTTCGACGTGGTGCACGTGAACGGTTTTATCGCGTGGGCGCGCGCGGATGTCAACGCGGCGCATTTCGTCCACGACGGCTGGTATCGCTGCGGCTTCTATCCGTTTCGATTGCTGCACAACCTGTATCACGCGTATCAGGTGATCTACACGCTGCTGAATATCGCCTGCGAAAAATGGGCGTTCCGCCACGCGGACGTGATTGTGCCGGTCTCGCAGAAAGTGGCCGGCGAGGTGCGCGCGCTCGGCATCGGCGCGGCGCGCGTGCAGGTGATTCATAACGGCGTCGACGTCGGCGAGTTCACGCCCGGTGCGCCGGAACGCGAGCGTTTCGGCTTGCCGTCCGCACCGTTCATGCTGCTGTTCGCGGGCGATCTGCGCATGTCGCGCAAGAATCTCGACACCGTGCTGCACGCACTCGTGCAGACCCGCGCCGACGTGCATCTCGCCGTCGCCGGGATTTTGCACAACAGTCCGTATCCGGCGCTGGTGGCGTCGCTCGGTTTGACGCAGCGGGTCCACTTCACCGACATGGTGATGGACATGCCCGCGCTGATGCGCTCGGTCGATGCGTTCGTGTTTCCGTCGCGCTACGAACCGATGGGCCTGGTGTTGCTCGAAGCGCTGGCCGCCGGCTTGCCGGTGATTACCGTGCGCACCGCGGGCGGCGCGGAAGTGATCAGCGCCGGCAGCGGCATGGTGCTCGCCGATCCCAACGACGCGACGGCGCTGGCCGCCGCGATCGAACGTCTGGCTAGCGACCCGGCCTATGCGCGAAGCCTCGGCGCGGCCGCGCGCGAAGTAGCGGGCACCTTGAGCTGGCACGCGATGGCCGAACGCTATCTGGCCGTCTATGAACAGGTACACGCGCGGCGCACAGCCCACGCGATGCCGTCCAACTGCGCGAGCGCGCCGGTGAAATTATGA
- a CDS encoding GNAT family N-acetyltransferase, whose translation MNWKTLEFEQLSARELYLILRARSAVFVVEQSHVCLDADGRDENSLHVFAVEDIARPMPILAYARLQPGDAEDPEITIDKVLTSPLRRGDGTAELLIERVLQAMAERWPGHAARVSAPLGLRDFYEQFGFRKTEGPYLEHGVPFIGLTRQVRSSAPRFGTRRRERDGAVLVNTFELL comes from the coding sequence ATGAACTGGAAAACGCTGGAATTCGAGCAGCTTTCGGCACGCGAGCTATATCTGATTTTGCGCGCGCGCAGCGCGGTGTTCGTGGTCGAACAGTCGCATGTCTGTCTTGACGCCGACGGCCGTGATGAAAACTCGCTGCACGTGTTCGCGGTGGAGGACATCGCGCGGCCCATGCCGATCCTCGCCTACGCCCGTTTGCAACCCGGCGACGCGGAAGATCCTGAAATCACCATCGACAAGGTGCTGACGAGCCCGCTGCGGCGCGGCGACGGCACCGCCGAACTGCTGATCGAACGTGTGTTGCAGGCGATGGCGGAACGCTGGCCGGGACACGCCGCGCGGGTGAGCGCGCCGCTCGGCTTGCGCGACTTCTACGAGCAATTCGGCTTTCGCAAGACCGAAGGACCGTATCTGGAACACGGCGTGCCGTTCATCGGCCTGACGCGCCAGGTGCGCAGCAGCGCGCCGCGCTTCGGTACGCGCCGCCGCGAGCGCGACGGCGCGGTGCTCGTCAATACCTTCGAGCTGTTGTGA